A genome region from Triticum aestivum cultivar Chinese Spring chromosome 2B, IWGSC CS RefSeq v2.1, whole genome shotgun sequence includes the following:
- the LOC123041707 gene encoding uncharacterized protein: protein MTMGSFFSSAGADPDADADAVDFPSFDRQRKHERDALAANMYTIFALGHYNSRNPDAMFYPAAEPMEEPRAACVGFRQDFWYHVGFWARRKDATDDNEQKYFFAELRFERRSRRLVVETCTLLEKPMCRFKSRCVFCPDRFQILHPSDAEEFTCGKKRQKKKFLRERNMLGRPFMLR from the exons ATGACGATGGGATCCTTCTTCTCTTCCGCCGGTGCtgaccccgacgccgacgccgacgccgtcgACTTCCCTTCCTTTGATCGCCAGAGAAAACA TGAGCGTGATGCCCTCGCTGCCAACATGTACACCATCTTTGCCCTCGGCCATTACAACTCCAGGAACCCG GATGCTATGTTCTATCCTGCTGCGGAGCCCATGGAAGAGCCCAGGGCCGCCTGCGTCGGCTTCAGGCAGGACTTCTGGTACCATGTCGGCTTCTGGGCCCGACGGAAGGATGCCACTGACGACAATGAACAAAAGTACTTCTTCGCCGAGCTGCGGTTCGAGCGCCGGTCTAGACGGCTGGTGGTCGAGACATGCACCCTCTTAG AAAAGCCGATGTGCCGTTTCAAGAGTAGGTGCGTGTTCTGCCCGGATAGATTTCAGATCCTGCACCCGAGTGATGCTGAAGAGTTCACTTGTGGGAAGAAGAGGCAGAAAAAGAAGTTCTTGAGGGAGAGAAATATGCTTGGCAGGCCTTTCATGCTTAGATAG